In Trifolium pratense cultivar HEN17-A07 linkage group LG7, ARS_RC_1.1, whole genome shotgun sequence, a genomic segment contains:
- the LOC123896435 gene encoding uncharacterized protein LOC123896435, translated as MCPPPSQVKTKGAPKVWANRPSYNLEERSTKRLPSLFEHAGSQYNLSQLLEGRHKSSRKWSQSSLNPAPVQKSKPSWPNLGQLPLFMHPFIENIQDVAPDGHCGFRVVARLIGESEDSHSVIRLDLSIELKKNMQRYIEVFGSEERYMSYMWRMVKDSDAN; from the coding sequence ATGTGTCCACCTCCAAGCCAAGTGAAAACTAAAGGTGCGCCAAAAGTTTGGGCAAATAGGCCAAGTTATAATCTGGAGGAGCGGTCTACCAAGCGTTTGCCTTCTTTATTCGAGCATGCAGGGTCTCAGTATAATCTATCTCAATTATTAGAGGGACGACATAAAAGTTCAAGAAAATGGAGTCAGTCATCACTAAACCCGGCACCAGTTCAAAAATCAAAACCTTCTTGGCCCAACTTGGGACAATTGCCTCTTTTCATGCACCCGTTTATTGAAAACATCCAAGATGTTGCACCAGACGGACATTGTGGATTTCGTGTTGTTGCTAGACTAATCGGAGAATCTGAAGATTCACACAGTGTGATCCGTCTTGATTTGTCAATTGAACTTAAGAAGAACATGCAAAGATATATAGAAGTATTTGGTTCCGAAGAAAGATATATGAGCTATATGTGGAGGATGGTGAAGGATAGTGATGCCAACTAA